One genomic window of Arachis stenosperma cultivar V10309 chromosome 10, arast.V10309.gnm1.PFL2, whole genome shotgun sequence includes the following:
- the LOC130955901 gene encoding NDR1/HIN1-like protein 1 — translation MSVKECGHHKSKKKKIFTRIFWWTAIICFIILVTILIIWAILQPSKPTFILQDVTVYAFNASVANFLTSNFQVTLSSRNPNDKIGIYYDRLDAYISYRSQQITLRTSIPPSYQGHKEVDVWSPFVSGNNVPVAPFNFQGLSQDQNNGNVLVVVKLDGKVRWKVGAFVSGHYHIYVRCPAFITFGPRSNGIALGDSGAVKFQLVQRCTVGV, via the exons ATGTCGGTGAAGGAGTGCGGGCACCAcaagagcaagaagaagaagatctTCACGAGAATATTCTGGTGGACAGCCATCATCTGCTTCATCATCCTCGTAACAATACTCATCATTTGGGCCATCCTCCAACCATCAAAACCCACCTTCATCCTCCAAGACGTAACCGTCTACGCCTTCAACGCCTCCGTCGCCAACTTCCTCACCTCCAACTTCCAGGTCACCCTCTCCTCCCGCAACCCCAACGACAAGATCGGAATCTACTACGACCGCCTCGACGCCTACATCTCCTACCGCAGCCAGCAG aTCACCCTCCGGACTTCCATTCCTCCGTCGTACCAAGGCCACAAGGAGGTTGACGTCTGGTCCCCATTTGTCTCCGGCAACAATGTTCCGGTGGCTCCGTTTAACTTCCAAGGACTAAGCCAGGATCAGAACAACGGCAACGTTCTCGTCGTCGTTAAACTTGACGGCAAGGTCCGTTGGAAGGTCGGTGCCTTTGTCTCCGGCCATTACCACATCTATGTCCGTTGCCCTGCCTTCATCACTTTCGGACCCCGCAGTAACGGCATCGCCCTCGGAGATAGTGGCGCCGTTAAGTTTCAGCTTGTTCAGCGCTGCACAGTCGGTGTTTGA